ACCTCTACTACATCTTAGAAGTCAAATTCGTCGGATGGTGGACCTTTTCTTAGCTTTTCTTGGAGGTCCAATTGCTTCGGCAAAACTATTTCGGTTCCTTGCCCTGATTCTGAGAAATACCTTTCCAGCACCATCTGCAATGTGAAAGGAGACAATATCAAAAAGCAACTAAAACTTGTTTCCCATTGAGCACAAGATCTGTGGATCAACATtgaaaaattgattaaaatgtAGATACATTGTCAAGCTATTAACTCTTACCATAGCTGCATAAGAATCAAGACTTTCTCTGCGAGCAGATTTGCTGAGGCCCCTGCAAAATTATTCTCTTAACATATAAGTTTGAAGGAGTGGATGTGCAGTTTGAAAGCTATCATGTGAACTTGACTATGAATAatcagcagacattaaagcataTACATTTCATTGAAATTATGTAACGTTAAAATTCACATAAAATCCTAGCAATGAATAGatataagcaaaaaaatttAGATAGAGTGAGGACGGTTAATACAGGTTAATCATACGGTTCATTGCATCTGTAGATGTTCCATGTTCGTCCTGCAGATATACTCTCCAACCCCTACATTCACATAAAATTTGAACttgcattaaaaaatataataataatattcaatGCTATCATTAACTGACAAAAACATCCTTCATTGGTAACAAAACGGGGAAATGTTATGAACTAAAATTAAGATTATCAATGGAAGAtaatgatgaattgatgatacCTAGCTATAGAAGATAACATTGATTAATACAAGATATcacaaaataaaagttataattttttcaaagataattaaaatcaaGCATCTAATTATGAAGGAACTGACAGGGAGTTGTAAAAATAATCTACACATGTTAATTAGCATACAAACATTACTTTGAGGCATTAATGCTACTTTTATCCAGAAAATTAGTCCACTTTTGATATATAAAGGATCAAGCAAGAAGTTTCTTCATTTTAAGCGTGACAAGAAATAATTCCTAGCATGTAAATAACCATAACTTcttttaattacataaatagGATAGAAATAAAATTATGGAAGTTTATCCTTTTTTATTGAATTCTGAAATTTGCATATAAAAACAGTCATAGTATAATTAAAGTAATGTTGGGACCAAACCACAAAATTAGCAATTTATACCTCTCTGCAGCTCGAATGGCAATCCTACCAGCTACACTCCGAACTTTATTGGATTGTGGTGTCTCTTTTCCATCCGAAGAGATGGGCAAGCCGATGATAAACTCATCTACCTCCTATGTCAAAATGTGACCAAATCACATATCGCAGAAGGACGCACAAAAATTTAGACTATGAATTATGGTGGATTGTTTAGCCTGTTTTCAATCTATGTTAACAATAGTATGTTATACTCCTAGTGGAGCACTGCAGAATACTATCTTCGGTCAAGGTTGTGTCAAACTCTTACTCCACTGTAGTAATTTTATAAGGAGTACCACAttctacaaaaatatatatatatatatatatatataccaagtGCTTAGTCAAACCTAAAGATAATTCAATTCAGCTTTGTCTATCTCCAGAAAAGCTATACAAATAGCAACAGATTTATGACCTCAAAAGAGTGTATTACCTACTTTGCATATAGCTTCAACTTTACTACACAAAATGATAATAACTATTGTCAAAATCAATGGGAACAGTGGAGTTAGTATACAAGTTCAAAACTTTTCTACATTCTCAGCCTTTTAACAGTCTTCATACCAACATTATCTCCCATTGACCCCATAAAAGTCAACATTTGACCTTTTTCTCAATGTCAAATGCTCCATTCTTATAATCAAAATCATTCAAGATTTTTTATAAGCAACAATACTTACTACCTGCCAATGGGTTCGTggctcattggtaaggtcttgGACCTTGGGGAAATCCACCAAGGTTCGAATCCCTCTTCCTACATTTGTCCGgatactgcccaattggatgtcaatGTGGTGTCTCAAATcctaactactaactcgctattaaaaagaaaaaaaatacttactACCTTACATATATCAAACATATTAACCACAATAGTTGAAGTTACAAAACTAAACATAAATTATACGGTAATAGGTTAAAACTCTAACACAAACCACCACCCAAGGTGGCTTCACAGTTCAGACGCCTTATGTCCTCAGCAATATGTCTTAGGTGAAAATGGGGTGGCTAGGAAAAAGGTACGGAAATTGTCACCTATATACCCTAATTAGGCCGCGTACATCTAATTCAAATACTCATCTTTCCCGGGTACATCGAAAACCTCATTTTTTTCACCATTAAAACTCTTAACAAAGATAAAAACATACACACATACTTGTTTTTGAGCAATTTCAAGCAGGCCCATTTCAAGCTTTTGACCTCTTAGTTCCAAAACCTACACACACAATAcaaaacccaaaatcaaaaaaacttaaaaagccTATCAATTACTATCAAAAAAATGGGGATTGAATGTGAAAAAAAAGAAGACCTTGAGGGGTTTAATTGAAAAGCCTTTGCTAAGAGCAACACCAGTTCTTGATAAACCCAAATCAATACCTAAACTGAATCCACCCATCCAACTTGTATCTATCTTTCTTCTCATTGCATTTGGTGGAAAAGGGTGTTCTTTTACTGCGATTTCTGACTTCATAGTAGAAAACTGCATTCTTAATGAACTTGAGGGGGTGTTTGGGTGTATAATTGGAAGATTAGTGGCTGAAAATGTAAATAGTTGATGTGTTTGCGCCATTTTTGCTCTCCTGGTTTGAACTTCTCTGGTCTTGGAGAGTGTTTAGCAGTTTTGGTCACAATTGGGGAGGATGATAATATTTTGGAGTTTCTTATTTCGCCCCCCTTGACTTTGGTAGATTTTCAAAATACGCCCATAAACTTTTCATACATCATGCGtttaacaatgataataatatattttctgTACCTCCATACTACgagtatattataaaaagagagaatactagattttagactcatGTCCAATACTgaaaatattatcaatattttatctttatacatttaagtcataaaagcttataactttgaagatatacggttccaagtgttatactttgcaagttgtaatattGATAAATTgaaataatcacaggttcgccactgtcattattagccaaGACATATTGAttgaattgtttgtcgtagtcatttcaaaaggcacatgctacaataattccTCCATTAGAGAATCTTTTtaaaccagttatactcataatgatgatattattatgaaagataattaaaaattaaatcataaacatacttgtgatcttgtaaTTGACATTCATGTACAAGTCTTTGATTATGATACggacccataacacgaatatatatattttcaatcacatgtcccttgataattagataacaattaggattgttttcgtattctttgataacaattaggactcttgatttgagtgacaattgtaactttaaacattaatacgggAAAATattttgtaccttttttttattaagaagtAGAAAGAATCTTGAATGGAATTCATATTATACGCggattgtttataaaattctaagGATAAGATatattagtaaatatataaattttaatgtaaaaaatgtaagtaaaaacaaatataaaaagatatactTCTAGAACATTGAATACATATATTGAACACTATTGGAAATAATATCTGATCTTTAGATGAAAGATATATtattctatttaatatattctattggataaatattagctataattttatcggatatatattagttattaatatttatttattatattaaaactattgggtaaaaagtgtaaatttgtgatgaaaaaataaaaaagtgtaaattaaagtcaaaattgaaaacaaaagtcaactttaaaaaatcaaaagttgtgattggttgataaattattatagcaacagtgttttaatataataaaagatagtCACAGATTGAGTTATATGGGAGAAATTATCTAAGATACCCTGAATGATAAAAATATCACTGTCGTATTGCGCGAGTACTGTGCTAGTATCTAAAATAGTAATTAGCTAGAACTTCTTTTAGGAAAATGGGATTTTCATGACAAAACTAacaagaaaattatattttattattttttaaaaagtttttcatgAACAAAATTCCAAATAAATGAGAttattttggatatatatattaaggtttGGAGAGATACATAATAAATTAGGGGCGATTCTAAATAGTAACTACAAGTTTAGTTGGAGTATATAAATGTTAGAGAAATAAAGAAgtgtaaatttgattttattatatcaCTAGCATAATATTTGTGCGTGTTGCACGTTtgacataatttttttataatctgAATCTTTTTTTTGTAATCTGAATCTTTCTTACAATAATTGTGATTAAACAGAAGCATCGGAAAAATTAGCAAATGTAAGGTTAAGATACaggaaaagaagaaggaaaaaagaaaaattggcAATTGATCCACATATTCTTATTTGTATCGATAGATTAATTCGAATAGGtaaatactagattttaggtcCGTGTTAATTACAAGGgtttacaattttatcaatattaaatattagtttattatgatttaaattgTTTAGTTTACTTTAAATAGTAACTTAAATAAGTACGCGAttagtttataatttataagtttttattaattatataatctttaaattataataataataaataataaaagaaacaataataataataattaagatttttaacatgcttttaaaaagaaaaggtgtcttgtaaataaaaatattctatTTATGATTTACCATAAAATATTTGGattcaaataaagaaaaaaatatatgtatatattttcatatattactAGCACTTTACTCGTGTAATGTGGTACGCGGTGGTCGTGGCGAtgacgatgtggtggtgggaCGACTGTTAGCAGTAGATGAGACGCTgagtggtgtaaataattgatgtaaatggttaatgtagatattttaaataataaaaaatcgatagtgtaatttaatgattaataataagagagtaatgtaggtgaaaatattataaaggTTTCTAAGTGAAAATCATAAATACTTTTCAACACTTCTAAAAATAAAGTGCTATTATTtcaacatcaattatttacaccacaCGATGCCCGCCTCTATCACCGACAATCCCACTACCATAAGGTTGCCGACACAAATCCCGCggtattacgcgggtaccatggTAGTACATGCAAATGAGAATATacaacttaatatataaaatgtcaACGGTGCATAACGTGCAGTCTACTCTGTATACATATGACTATATGAGACATGTATAAGGGATGCTTTTATGTATTGtgtaatacatataacatatctACTTTAAATCTTGGAGCTCGATCTAAGTTTTACTTTGTCTTTGAATTCTTTTTGACCACCAACACGATGGCTCACGAAAGACAGTTTGACCACCTCAAAATCTCATTACAAAGTATAAAGTTAACAACCAACAATTTTGCTACAGAAAATTTGATTGGCCAAGGTGGATTCGGAAAAGTTTATAAGGGAGTAATCGACCATTCCTTGGGCCAAGACGCCAAGGTTGCTTTGAAGCGTTTAGATCGTGTGTTTGGGCAAGGAGACCCCGAGTTTTGGAAAGAGATTATGTTGCTGTCCTTATACAGACATGAAAATATAGTCTCTCTCTTAGGATATTGTGACGATTCGGGTGAGAAGATCCTAGTGTACGAGTATGCATCCAATAAAAGCCTCGACTTTTATATCAACAACAAGGAACTAACATGGGTTCAACGTCTTCGAATATGTTTAGGGGCGGCACGTGGACTGGCATACCTACATGCTCCTAGTGATACCCAACTTAGAGTATTGCATCGCGATATTAAA
The sequence above is drawn from the Erigeron canadensis isolate Cc75 chromosome 4, C_canadensis_v1, whole genome shotgun sequence genome and encodes:
- the LOC122596730 gene encoding putative pre-16S rRNA nuclease — translated: MAQTHQLFTFSATNLPIIHPNTPSSSLRMQFSTMKSEIAVKEHPFPPNAMRRKIDTSWMGGFSLGIDLGLSRTGVALSKGFSIKPLKVLELRGQKLEMGLLEIAQKQEVDEFIIGLPISSDGKETPQSNKVRSVAGRIAIRAAERGWRVYLQDEHGTSTDAMNRMINLGLSKSARRESLDSYAAMMVLERYFSESGQGTEIVLPKQLDLQEKLRKGPPSDEFDF
- the LOC122597179 gene encoding probable serine/threonine-protein kinase PBL28, translated to MAHERQFDHLKISLQSIKLTTNNFATENLIGQGGFGKVYKGVIDHSLGQDAKVALKRLDRVFGQGDPEFWKEIMLLSLYRHENIVSLLGYCDDSGEKILVYEYASNKSLDFYINNKELTWVQRLRICLGAARGLAYLHAPSDTQLRVLHRDIKSSNILLDDNWNAKISDFGLSKFAPANKDFTFLISNVVGTFGYCDPLYIETGLLTKE